The Malus sylvestris chromosome 8, drMalSylv7.2, whole genome shotgun sequence genomic interval TAACAAATACTGCTTAATTAGATCACatacaaatttgaaaacaatatCAAACAAACATTTGCAATTTCAATACAACAAAGTACATGATATCACATATATTTCCCATGCAAGTATTTTTCTTCCCCTTTTGGATTGATGATATATCGAAGAAATTAAACACGATTTAAATCAAGATTTAGTAGTACAACTGCGGAGACGAATAAAGAGGGTTACGAAAACTAGTGGACGACCCTTTTCTCCAGCAAAGTAAATCTTGCACCAGAGGGACAATAGGCTTCTTCTTCATTGGtttcttctctcctttccctccgAGGTGGTCGTAGCCGGCTCCGACAGGATCGTAGCCGGCTCCTCCTTGTTTCTTAGTAGTTCCAATGTTCAATATTTGAGCCAAAGACGTAGAGTCCTCCATCCTTATCATCCACTCCCTCTTGTTCCTCTCTTCAACATTCTCTCTCAGATTTGGTGATGATCTTGTAGTTGTAGCCACTTGCAGCACGTTGCTCGCCTTTGCCGCCGCAGCTGCCTCTGCTCGAGCCAGCTTGGACATGTTCTTGTGAAGCTCCGCGTTCAGCGACGCCAACGCGACCTCGGTTTCCGACTCTCTCTCCTTCAGCATTTTCAGCTCCACCTTCGTTTCCTCCAGCTCCGCCTCAAGCTTCTTTAGAGTGTCCATAACTGCTACTTTCTCCTCGCGATCAACATCACTACTATTTTTTACTTCTTCGCTTTCTTCATAATTCGGCGGCGACAAGTTCCCTGACGGAGGAGTAGTAGGTCTGCTTTGGACAATATTATTGGTGCATGGCGGTTTAGGGGATGAAAACATTTCTCTGAGAAGAAGCCGCTCGCCGAGGATGGCGACGGCTTCTTTGACAGAGTTGAATTGTCGGGAAGTGTCGACAATGGCGTGGTGATCGTTAACATGGAGTGGGGTTGGGGCAGCTGCTCCTCCCGCTGGGTTTTCTTGAGGAAGCTGCGGGGAGTGCTGGGTTTCCGATTCCATGGATATGTCCTGATGGAAAATGGTGTGTAGGAATCGAGGACATGAAGATATATTTCATGATGATTGGGTAGGGTTTGGTTGGCATGGGCTTTCTTTGCTTGCACTTCAAAATTTGACAGAGTGAGAGTCTGTTTCAAGGTTGAGACAAAATAGGGTGGATGAGGACACCATAACTACTTATTGAAATTTGTATTGATCtggtaaccttgtcttcaggttctatAACTTAAAGcaagatgtgctcctttcttaaCTGTAATCGCTCAAGTGCAGAAGTTAGCAGTGCATTCGACACCACCAGTACATCTATTTTACTCGCCTGACTGAGCTTAGTTGCGAGTTGACACACCCGCATTCACAAAagaacgtagttagctcataatTACTCGACatgtgcgccacgtaggctttatAATTTATAGGGTCAAGAATTTCCCAAGATATAAGTCtccttatacttaaaaaaaaaacatgattgTATTGTGatatataaattgtaaaataaaatgacaaataaatggtaaagtattagaatatattgaaaacatgggaaacaaacatataatgtgtttATCTAAGTAttctttacaatttattgaaaaataaaatgcaaaatgaaaattatctattttttgtctaaatGAGGGTTGCGACCTAAGTAGGTGCCTAAGTTGGCCTAGGTGGGGCAAACGGGCTCCTATATAGATCGGGGCGCTCTTTCTAACGCTAGAGATTAATCAGAATGATGACGGTCATATAGCGCCTAAGACGGAAATTTTTAGatacaaaaagtaaaaaaaaatccccACCGTCATCGTTAATCCGTATGGCTTCATCATAAATAACCTAATTAGTGTGTAATGCTGCTTCAAGTTTCCTAATCAGAATTTAAAATAGTCATACTACTTGCTAACATAATAATCATACCATGAACCATATTTACCAAAGAGCTAATACGATGATAAATAGACAATTCTTTAGGTAATAACTGAAATCATGATTATGCATTTGATTAAATAATTTTCcaactttaatttttatttgggtTTACAATTGGTAACGCTGGTGGATTAGAAGAGTAATGTATTTCTggttaataataaataaataaaaaaagagagaaaaaaataaaaagaaaataataattacTCATCTGGTCATAACCATCACATGGTGACTCAGTGGTTGGGACAAACCGTATTTCACACGTCACGTCTTGAGTTCGATTTAGAGTATCTCtaaaggaaatgtcaaattttaaacataaaatttaaatttgacaacCTATGTGGTATTTTGAcatattttaaagttttattgtcAACCCGAtatatcaaattaaattattattttattatattataaaataaatgattaaattaataaaaacttaaTAAAAGACATTTAATAATTATGAAATTCAGACCGTTCATCATTTCTTTTTAACAAGAGACACCGTTCACTTACCTTGATTGAACAAAAGGGAAACGGGTCAACAACAACATTAATTGCAATGATGATCGAACAAAAGGTCACCGTACACTTACCTCGATTAAAccatttattttcaaatttgacagcaattCTCTTGCTGCCAATTCATGTCATCGCCACATATGATTTGATATTTCTGTTGGAGAACATTAGTGTGATCTTTATTTTACTGTTATACCTTatatggacattttgacatctcctttagaGATGTTTTTATAGTGCTAGTGAATTGCAAATGGTGGTAAAAAATAGATTGAAATGTTTATCGATCTCCGAAAAAATAGAATATTGTGGCGAACTCattcttttattaaaaaaaatgaaaattacctAGTTGGCCACAATGTTGTATCCAACTCCCTCATTCACTGATCAGTTgcgcaaggtataaaatatcgataatatcggaaatatcggtagtccaaaaatacggaaatatcgatggaaatatcgggatattatcgatatcgataaaaattgaataaaaaccacggaaattgtaagaaaaacttggaaatttttattgaaactttggagaatgtttatttagtcaattatctattagtttatcaaaaaaaattagaagtaaatgcattacatgatggatttaactgatttaagttgattatacatcgagctggcaaacactgtgagtgtagaaaatatgtagtaattaatgaaagaagttaaAACACTACTGACAATTTGCATATTGATATTTTCACGGAGACATAATTTAAACATTACTGACAATTtacagtttaacgtcaatttttatattaatattataaaatattatgtcaaaaaCACGAAATGACATACTTCGTCGTTTCGTAAAATCTCAAATAATAATCACCTCCTTCTCTCTTATAGTGGTCTCTTCCAAGTCCCCACTTCTTCACTCCAAAGTCCTTCCTCATTCCCacaacttttaattatttttcgctgtctctctctctctcctccctgcTCGTCACTCTCTTCAGATCCCACTCTCTCTGCAAATCCCAAATTCCTGAtcgcccctctctctctctctctctaaaatccatTCCGTCAGGGAATCAAAATCCCATCTTTTTCATTCACATACAAAACCTACACACATATTTATAGATCTGCTGCTCCTCCTCCCATGGCTTCCACCGGGAATCAAAATCCGCCCCCGTAGCAGCAACCGCCGCCCTCGGCCGCTGCTGCGTCGTTTCCCGCCGCTTCCACTCCCTCGTCCCCTAAGTCGAAAACGTTGTCGTCCGTGTCGACTGCTCCGCCTCCTCGTCTTCCTCCTCCGACAAGTCTCGGACcccctagatcggagtctagggtcctgttttacagtcggccggagctgtagaagctccggcgttcttctccgagtaGCAGTTCAaaaaatatcgtgatattttgacgaaaaccatttggatacctatttaaatatccattgcgcgaaaaaccgataatatcggcattttcttccatgtttctaactaaAACtagatatattttatttttgatatttACGTTTGAGTAATGAATTAAACATTTTAAGTTATCTTATGCATTTTCTTtgagtggtttttttttttttttgtacttttcGACTTGGGTTAGCGATTAAACCCGATAGTTGTGATTGTATGTGTAAATTTAGGGTAGTACTATTCACACAccaatttttacttttcacacaccatATATTCTTTGTTTTCGACTATCAAATTGAATGAATAgaagaagaagatcaatgacaaaaaattaacaaaagtgtGTAAGAgataaaaataggtgtgtgaatAGTTATAGCAAGTAATTACATGGACGTTTCCAATTTCAAGCCTCCAAGTGGAGTTGGGAGGCCATGGATAGAGCATTAGAGCTTTTGCCTTAGGTACTATAGGTACGAGTTTTCTTTAGAGATCGGACGTCCTTCCTTTGTTAAAGATTCAGTCCATTAACAAGTTGTCGATatagtatattatatatatcaacAAGGTTAGTATATAACATGTCAATAGTAGAatgcattattttattatcgATACAAAATCCGTTATTTAACAAAGCACAGAAGTTTTGTGCTGAATTACTATTATAGGTACCGTGAATACAAGGAATGAAACAGACACATTGGCATTGAAGTCAACACATCAGAATCTTATTAATACACACATACAAAATTTGTTTGAATCGAATgcataaacaaacattcaaGTTGGTATTTTTGCAGGTGTATTTGCAAACTTCCATGAGCAGCTAATGAAACTGTCACTAGTTCTTTCCCCTGCCGCCGCGTTGACAGGTACCGCATCAGAAATCTCTTTCACATCATCTTCAGTGAGTGTCAATCTCAGTGATCCGATATTACTATCGAGATTTTTTATCTTTGTCGTCCCTAAAAGAATACAATGAGATGTAAGCATGCTTAGTTTTtaagttgattgaaaatggtccATCCAGTTAGTAA includes:
- the LOC126631584 gene encoding uncharacterized protein LOC126631584 gives rise to the protein MESETQHSPQLPQENPAGGAAAPTPLHVNDHHAIVDTSRQFNSVKEAVAILGERLLLREMFSSPKPPCTNNIVQSRPTTPPSGNLSPPNYEESEEVKNSSDVDREEKVAVMDTLKKLEAELEETKVELKMLKERESETEVALASLNAELHKNMSKLARAEAAAAAKASNVLQVATTTRSSPNLRENVEERNKREWMIRMEDSTSLAQILNIGTTKKQGGAGYDPVGAGYDHLGGKGEKKPMKKKPIVPLVQDLLCWRKGSSTSFRNPLYSSPQLYY